The sequence TTCACCGACTATCCGTGCGACTGTCCCCGCGTCCTGTAACGGAACGCCCAGGATCACCGCGATAGGATAAAATACATAGCCTAAAATATTCTGCAGGGTCCAGACAAAGCTGATATGGAGAAATTTATTGATCCCGGACCCGAACCAGCCCAGGGCCAGGTCAAAAATCCCGAGCAGGCCCAAAACCGCAATAAGCAGCGCAGTGATCCCGACGATCATCCTTACGCCGGCGTTAGCCCCGTTAATAATAGCCTCGAACAGGTTGTTATCTTTCTCATAATGCGGCTGGATATGCAGGCCTAAAGTCTTAGGGTGGTCTTTTTCAGGACAGATAAGCTTGGACATTACCAGAGCCGCGGGAGCCGAGAGTATCGATGCCGACATCAAATGCCCGGCAATGGTCGGGAATTGGCCTTTAAGGCTGAAAATATATAAAGCCATGATATTCGAGGAGACCGTGGCCATGCCCGCGGTCAAGACCGTGCATAATTCCGAACGGGTCATATTATCCAGGTGCGGCCGGATAGTCAGGTTGGATTCTATGCCTAAGAATATGTTGCTGGCGCTCGCTAAAGACTCCGCCCCGGATATACGCATAAACCTGGTGAATAAATACGCGAATCCCCGGATAAGCATCTGCATTATATTGTAAAAGTAAAGTATGGATATCACCGCGGAAAAAAAGATTATGGTGGGAAAGGCCTGGAATGCCAGGATAAATCCCAAAGAGGGTTCTCCGTTATCGCCGACACCTCCTACAGGGATGGCTAATCTTCCGAAAACAAACCTGGCGCCGGCTGCCGCCGAATCCATAACCTTGATAATGATGCCATTAAGAAAAAGGAATAATTTTGTCCCTGCCGGGAACGCGAAGATAAAAGCCGCCCAGATCAATTGCATGGCCACAGCCCAGCCAATGACCCTCCAATTCAGGTTTTTCTTGTCATTGGAGAAAGACCAGGCCAAGAGCATCAACACCAATATGCCCAAAAGGCTCACAAGATTATAAATACTCATAAAGCGCGCTTCCGGCAGAGATCGATTTCATCACAGATCAATTGATTTAACAAACAACCCTTTCATGGTAATGCGTATGCAATAGCTGATGCGACCTCTCTCCTAAAGGCTTAACCAGGAAATCTTTATATAACGCCATTACCGCCGGGTTCTCATGGGACTTTCTCACCGGCTTATTCTTGTCTTCCTGATAAATGGCCTCTTTTCTCTTCTGGCGGATCGCGGTGTCCGTGGGAATAGGCTGTCCGCCGCCGCCCAGGCAACCGCCAGGGCAGGTCATTATCTCAATGAACGCGTATGGCGACTTACCGGCCTGTACCTCGTCCAATAAAACCCGGGCATTGCCCAGGGAATTCGCCACAGCTACCTTTAACGACATTCCGTTTATGTCAACCTCGGCGGTTTTTATCCCCCGCAATCCGCGCACACCCTCGAAATCCAGATTTTCCAGGGTTTTTCCGGTCAACACCTCATAAGCCGTCCTTAACGCGGCTTCCATTACCCCGCCGGTAGCCCCGAAAATGACTGCCGCTCCGGTAGATACGCCTAACGGCTCGTCAAAATCCTCGTCCTCAAGAGCGATAAAATCGATCCCGGCTTCTTTGATCATCCTGGCCGCTTCCCGGGTAGTCAGGACATGATCCACATCAGGGAAGCTTTCTTTATCCTGCCATCCTTTTTTATCTTTCCAATACTGAAAGGCGCTGTTCATTTCCGGACGCTTTGCCTCGAATTTCTTGGCGGTGCAGGGCATTATCGAGACCACGCTTATATTTTTCGGGTCCAGGCCTAATTTCTCGGCGTAATACGTCTTGGCGATAGCCCCGAACATTTGTTGAGGCGATTTACAGGTGGAGATATGTTCCAAGACCTTAGGATAAGCGTGTTCCGCGAATTTTATCCAGCCCGGAGAACATGAGGTGATCAAAGGAAGCACTCCTTTATTCTTGATCCGCCCGATCAACTCGCTGCCTTCTTCCATTATGGTCAGGTCAGCGCTAAATTGAGTATCAAAGACCTTGTTAAAACCCAACCTGCGCAAGGCGGCGGCCATTTTCCCGGTGACCAGCGTGCCCGCGGGATAACCGAACTCCTCGCCTATGCTGGCCCGAACCGCAGGCGCGGCCTCAACGACCACGAATTTTCCCGGATCGGCAATATCTTTCCAGACACCGGCGATCTGGCTGTTCTCTACCAGCGCGCCGGTGGGACAGACCAAAAGGCATTGCCCGCAATTGACGCAATCTACATTCCCCATGCCCTTATCCATAAAAGTTGATATCCTGGTAAGCTTTCCCCGGTTCATCGAATCAATGGCGCTTACAGTCTGGATCTTGGCGCATACAGCGATACATCTGCGGCATAAAATGCATTTATTCGGGTCGCGGATGATCGAAGGCGAGGATGAATCGATCTCCATCTCGAGCTTTGTTGCTTTCGGGAAACGCACCTTCCTGATCCCCATATCATAAGCGATCTTGCGCAGTTCGCAGCTCTGATTGCGATCGCAGACAAAACAATCCTTGGGATGGCTGGCAAGAAGCAGTTCGAGATTCAGGATCCTGGCCTTACGCACCCGCGCGGTATTAGTGAATATTTCCATTCCTTCGGCGACCTTAGTCACGCAGGAACGCAAAAGGCTCTTCGCCCCTTTTACCTCGACCAGGCAGACCGAACAAGCTGCCTCTTCGCTGACGCCGTCAAGATAGCATATAGCCGGGATCATAATGCCGTAAGACTGGGCGGCCTTTAAGATATTTGTCCCTTCCTGGACCTGGCAGCTTTTCCCATCGATCTTAATATTCACCATAGTCTTCTCCTTTACAGGGGACGGTTCCTCTTAATATAACCCTTTACAGCGCATTACATTATAACAAGCCTCTTGCCTGTCAAAATCAGGCATAATTTGTAAATACCGTGTTCACAACCTCCAGACAGCTAACGAGTTAGAGAACGAGGAACCGTCCCCTAGTCGCTTTTGACGTCGCAGCGCAGACAGCGCAGAGTTTCCAGGTGCGCCTGCGTCTGGGAAAGCCCGGATGATATCTCTTTGAAATTCAGATGCCGCTCTTTTACCTTTAACTTCATCCCGGTCTGCTTCTTCGCCAGAGCCGGATTCATCGGCACCTGCATAGGATAATCGAATTTCTTGAACAACCGGCCGAACCTGTCCTCACCCATCAACGCCTTATCTATTTGTTGGGCGGCATTCTTTCCGTCCGCCATAGCCTCGACCGCGGTTGCCGGGCCCATTACCAGGTCGCCTCCCGCGTACACTTTGTCAATGCTGGTGCGCAGGGTAAAATGATTCACCTGGACCGTGCCGTTCTGGTTCAAGACTATTCCAAAATCCTGCAGGAACTGGGCGTCAACCCGCTCGCCTATTGCCAGCAGAACCGTATCACATGGTATTTCATAATACTCATCCGTGGGAACAGGCTTTCTTCTGCCTGAGGCGTCGAAATCCCCGGGGATCATCCTGCTCACCTTGAGCGCCCGGACATTGCCTTTTTCATCGCCCAATATCACCTTCGGGGCGGCGTAAAAAACAAAATGTATGCCTTCGCGCTCAGCCTCAAAGAGCTCGTCTTTATTAGCCGGCATATCTTCCTTGTCCCGGCGATAAACAATGGTCACTTTTGCCCCGAAACGGTGCGCGGTGCGGCCGGCGTCGACTGCGACATTGCCCGCCCCGATGATCAAAACATTTTTCCCGATATTCGGCTTATGCTTTTCGGATACAGCCTCCAGGAACGCTATGCCGCTGGCCACCCCTGAAAGGTTCTCCCCCGGGATTACCAGGGACATGTTCTTATAAGCGCCGGTAGCGATGAATACCGCGTCATGGGCCTTGTTTATCCGACGCAATCCTTCGGTATCTATTTTCCGGCCTAACTTGAACTCCACGCCGAACTTCTTGATAAACCCTATTTCCCTGGCCAGGATCTTTTTAGGCAACCGGTATTCCGGGATACCGTAACGCAATACGCCGCCTGCTTCGGCATTAGCCTCAAACAGGGTTACCTTATGGCCTAAGCGGGCCAGATAGAACGCAGCGGTCAGTCCGGACGGGCCCGCGCCGATGATCGCGATCTTCTTATGCGTAGGCGCAAGCGTTTCTTCAACCAGCTTTTTCAGCACGCTTTTTTCTTTGCCGGATCTATAAATGCTATCCGCCACATAACGATGGACCTCGCCTTGTGAAACAGGCTCATCAATATCTTCCCTGCGGCAGCGCATCTTGCAATGGAAATGGCATATCCTTCCGCTGGAGGAAGGGAAAGGGTTATCCCTGTAGATCGATTCAAACGCCTCTTTAAGATTGTCTGCTTTAAGCAGGGAGAGAAAACCCGGGATGTTCATATGCAGAGGACAGCTGTTCTCGCAGGGCGAGAGGAACAGGTTCAGGCATACCCCGGCGTCGCAATGCTTGGCCTCGATATGCTGATCGTATTCTTTGCGGAAATATTTAAGGGTGGTAAGTATGGGATTGGGCCCGGTCTGTCCAAGCCCGCAAAGCGCGGTATCTTTTATACCCTCGCCAAGCTCCTGCAAATATCCGATCTGGCCGGGATCGGACTTGCCGTCGCTGATATCGCGCAATATCCTTAACGCCTGGAACAATCCTTCCCTGCAGGGGGTGCATTTTCCACAAGACTCGGAAGTGGTGAACTCCGTGAAATAACGGGCCACGTCCACCATGCAGTTATCCTGGTCCATTACCACCATGCCGCCTGAACCCATTATCGCGCCCAAGGCGTTCAGTGATTCATAATCCACCGGTGTGTCGAACAGCTCCACCGGTATGCACCCTCCCGAAGGCCCTCCGGTCTGCACTGCCTTGATCTTCTTGCGCGTGCCTGTGCCGGCGCCGATATTATAAACCAGCACTTTTATCGGCTGGCCCAAGGCTAATTCGACCAATCCGGTATTTTTGATCTTTCCGACCAGCGAAAAGACCTTGGTCCCCGCGCTGTTGGCTGTTCCAGTGAGGGTAAACCACTCCCCGCCTTTAGCGATTATCACCGGGATATTGCACCAGGTCTCGACGTTATTTATCGTAGTAGGCTTATCGTAAAGTCCGCGCTGCGCGGGAAAAGGCGGCCTGGGCCTGGGCCTTCCGGGCTTGCCTTCGATCGAGGCGATCAACGCGGTCTCTTCGCCGCAGACAAACGCACCTGCGCCTTCAACTACCCGCAGGTCAAAACTGAAATTCGACCCCAGCAGGTTATTCCCCAATAAACCGTATTCCCTGGCCTGTTTTATCGCCTCTTTCAGCCTCTGGACCGCGAGCGGATATTCAGCCCGGATATAAACCACTCCTTCATCAGCCCCCATGGCGTACGCGCCGATGATCATTCCTTCAATGAGCATATGAGGATCGGACTCGATCTCATTGCGGTTCATATAAGCGCCAGGGTCTCCTTCATCCGCGTTGCAGATTATATATTTCTTGTCGGCCTGGACCTGCCTCATTAATTCCCATTTTCTGCCGGTAGGAAATCCCGCGCCGCCCCTGCCGCGCAGTTTGGAATTCTTTACCTCGGCGATCACCGCCTCAGGATGCAGCCCGGAAAGAACTTTATATAAAGAACTGTACCCGCCTACGCCGATGTATTCCTCGATATCCTCGGGATTGATCAGGCCGCTGTCACGCAGCACTATTTTTTTCTGCCATTTAAAGAAAGGCACTTCATTCCAAAGAGGAATATCCGGAAAACCTTTACCAAAAAAAGCCTTGCCGGTCAAATGATCCCATTCCTCTATCCGGCATAAGGCGAGCTTCTCCGGGATCCCGCCTTTAGCGATGCTATCGACTATAACAGGCACGTCTTTGACAGTCACTTTATGCAAAATGACCAGCGGTTTTCCCGGAATATGGATATTCACCAGCGGCTCCTGCGCGCAAAACCCGAAGCATCCGGTCTTTACCAGAATGGCCCGGGTTTTCTTTTTCTTCAGAGCCTGGCTGAAATTTTTGAATACTTCATCCGCGGCGTTGCCTATGCCGCAGGTGCCTAAACCCACAGCCACCCGGGTTATTCCGGGCAGATATTTCTTAAGGCCGTTATCTTTAACGCGGTTCAACCCATCAAGGCCGGTGATCTTCATGCTGAGCCCCCCTTTGATCTATCCTGCTTGCCCCGGGCAACGCGATTGACTATATCCTTGAGCTTGTTCTCGGTCATATGGCTGTATATGGTCCCGTCGATCTCAACCACCGGGGCCAGGGCGCATTGCCCGAAACAGGCCACGGTCTTCAGCGTGAATTTATTGTCGGAGGTGGTCAGGAATATCTTCTCGCCCTGCCTGGATTCATCCTCATGCAATCCCAGCATTTTTTTTAGATATTCCAGCAGGTTTTTCGACCTGCGGGTATGACAGGCTGTCCCCGGCAGATGATTATAGAATGATCGCCCTGGGGTTTAAGGTTGAAGAACGCGTAAAACGTCACAACGCTGTAGATCATGGATAAAGGGATATTGGTCTTGCGGGATATATATTCGAGCGTTTCCGTGGGAAGGTATTTCTGTTTATGCAGGCCTTGCACTTCTTCGAGCAGCCCTAAAAGCTCTCCGGGGGTTCCCCGGCACTTCTCGATCACCTGGTCAATGATCTTGTTATCCACCATGTTCCGAGGGCTGCTCTTCATTTACGGTCCTCCTTGATAAGGAGATACTTTATGAAATAAGTTTTTTAGATCATTTTAATTTATTTCCGAGAGTTGATATACGCATCGATGGCCTGCGCGCCCTTTCTGCCGGCGCCCATGGCAGTAATAACTGTCGCCGCACCGGTAACCGCGTCCCCTCCGGCGAATACGCCGGAGATAGAGGTCAATCCCTGTTCATCGGCCTTTATCTCGCCGTGCCTGCCGACATTCAAACCCGGGGTGGTCCTGGCGATGATCGGGTTCGGGGTATTCCCGATGGCCACAATAGCTTCGTCTATGTCAATAATGAATTCGGATCCCTTCACCGCTATCGGGCTTCTTCTGCCGGAGGCGTCCGGCTCGCCAAGCTCCATTTTTATGCATTCAACCTGCTTCACAAAACCCTTCTCATCCGCGATGTAACGCAGAGGGTTGGTCAACAGCCGGAAATCTATCCCTTCTTCGCGGGCGTGGACCACCTCTTCTTCCCGGGCCGGCATTTCTTTTGCCGACCTTCGATAGATAAGGTAAACGTGTTTAGCCCCCAGCCGCAAGGCGGTCCTGGCGGAGTCCATGGCCACATTGCCTCCGCCGACCACTGCCACATTCACGCCTTTTTTGACCGGCGTATGGTATTCCGGGAATTTATACGCTTTCATCAGGTTGACCCGGGTAAGGAACTCATTGGCCGAATATACGCCGTTAAGGTTCTCTCCGGGAATGCCCATAAAATTGGGCAGGCCCGCGCCTGAACCCACGAATACCGCAGCATACCCTTCTTTGAACAATTCCTCGATGGTCAAGGCCCGGCCGATAAGCATGTTTGTGGCGAAAACCACGCCTAATTCCTTGAGCAGGTTTATCTCGCTCTCCACTATGGCCTTGGGCAGCCTGAACTCCGGGATCCCGTAAACCAAAACCCCGCCTAATTTATGATAGCCTTCAAAGACGGTGACCGAATATCCTTTCTTAGCCAATTCAGCGGCGCAGGTAAGGCCGGCAGGGCCGGAACCGACCACAGCCACTTTCTTTTTGCCGGCGGAGCCGGAAGTTTGAGCCTTTTTATTTTCTCCGCGGTTATTCAAGTCCCAGTCAGCCAGAAAACGCTCCAGCCTGCCGATAGAGATCGGATCGCCCATCTTGCTCATCACGCAAAGCTTCTGGCATTGCTCTTCCTGCGGGCAGACCCTGCCGGTAATGCAGGGCAGGGAATCATTTTCATGGATGATATCGATCGCTTTTTGAAAATCTTTTTCCTTAAGCGCTTTAATAAAAACAGGTATATTTATGTTCACCGGGCATCCTTCCACGCATGGGCTTTTATGGCACTGCATGCAGCGGGACGCCTCTTTTAACGCCTCTTCCTCATTATAACCAAAAGGGACCTCGTCAAAATTCCTGATCCGGTCCGCGGGTTCCTGCTCGCGCATATGCACTGCTTTTTTCTCTACAGCCATTTTATTCCCCCTGTTTCTTACACTGGCAGCTGCATTCCTCTGTCTTATAAGTCTCGAGCCTTTTCATCAACAAATCAAAATCCACCTGATGGCCGTCAAAATCCGGGCCGTCCATGCAGGTAAACCTGGTTTTATCCGCAACATTGACCCGGCACGCCCCGCACATACCCATGCCGCAAACCATCAGGGAATTCAGGCTGACAATGGTCTTGAGCTTACCCCGGGTAAGCTCCACTACCGCCCGCATCATCACTGGCGGTCCTATGGCGAATACTATATCAACCTTGCCTGCCGCCATTACCTCTTTAAGCAGGTCGGTGACAAACCCTTTGCGGCCATAAGAGCCGTCATTGGTGGCGATAAGCAGATCATTCGATACCGCCTTCATCTTATCTTCCCAGAAGACATGTTCCTTGGAGCGGTATCCGATTATGGAAGTAACTTTATTGCCTTTTTCCTTTAAAGCCCGGGCTAAAGGATAAACCGGAGCAACCCCTATGCCTCCGCCCA is a genomic window of Candidatus Omnitrophota bacterium containing:
- a CDS encoding nucleoside transporter — encoded protein: MSIYNLVSLLGILVLMLLAWSFSNDKKNLNWRVIGWAVAMQLIWAAFIFAFPAGTKLFLFLNGIIIKVMDSAAAGARFVFGRLAIPVGGVGDNGEPSLGFILAFQAFPTIIFFSAVISILYFYNIMQMLIRGFAYLFTRFMRISGAESLASASNIFLGIESNLTIRPHLDNMTRSELCTVLTAGMATVSSNIMALYIFSLKGQFPTIAGHLMSASILSAPAALVMSKLICPEKDHPKTLGLHIQPHYEKDNNLFEAIINGANAGVRMIVGITALLIAVLGLLGIFDLALGWFGSGINKFLHISFVWTLQNILGYVFYPIAVILGVPLQDAGTVARIVGE
- a CDS encoding NADH-dependent [FeFe] hydrogenase, group A6, producing MVNIKIDGKSCQVQEGTNILKAAQSYGIMIPAICYLDGVSEEAACSVCLVEVKGAKSLLRSCVTKVAEGMEIFTNTARVRKARILNLELLLASHPKDCFVCDRNQSCELRKIAYDMGIRKVRFPKATKLEMEIDSSSPSIIRDPNKCILCRRCIAVCAKIQTVSAIDSMNRGKLTRISTFMDKGMGNVDCVNCGQCLLVCPTGALVENSQIAGVWKDIADPGKFVVVEAAPAVRASIGEEFGYPAGTLVTGKMAAALRRLGFNKVFDTQFSADLTIMEEGSELIGRIKNKGVLPLITSCSPGWIKFAEHAYPKVLEHISTCKSPQQMFGAIAKTYYAEKLGLDPKNISVVSIMPCTAKKFEAKRPEMNSAFQYWKDKKGWQDKESFPDVDHVLTTREAARMIKEAGIDFIALEDEDFDEPLGVSTGAAVIFGATGGVMEAALRTAYEVLTGKTLENLDFEGVRGLRGIKTAEVDINGMSLKVAVANSLGNARVLLDEVQAGKSPYAFIEIMTCPGGCLGGGGQPIPTDTAIRQKRKEAIYQEDKNKPVRKSHENPAVMALYKDFLVKPLGERSHQLLHTHYHERVVC
- a CDS encoding FAD-dependent oxidoreductase; this translates as MKITGLDGLNRVKDNGLKKYLPGITRVAVGLGTCGIGNAADEVFKNFSQALKKKKTRAILVKTGCFGFCAQEPLVNIHIPGKPLVILHKVTVKDVPVIVDSIAKGGIPEKLALCRIEEWDHLTGKAFFGKGFPDIPLWNEVPFFKWQKKIVLRDSGLINPEDIEEYIGVGGYSSLYKVLSGLHPEAVIAEVKNSKLRGRGGAGFPTGRKWELMRQVQADKKYIICNADEGDPGAYMNRNEIESDPHMLIEGMIIGAYAMGADEGVVYIRAEYPLAVQRLKEAIKQAREYGLLGNNLLGSNFSFDLRVVEGAGAFVCGEETALIASIEGKPGRPRPRPPFPAQRGLYDKPTTINNVETWCNIPVIIAKGGEWFTLTGTANSAGTKVFSLVGKIKNTGLVELALGQPIKVLVYNIGAGTGTRKKIKAVQTGGPSGGCIPVELFDTPVDYESLNALGAIMGSGGMVVMDQDNCMVDVARYFTEFTTSESCGKCTPCREGLFQALRILRDISDGKSDPGQIGYLQELGEGIKDTALCGLGQTGPNPILTTLKYFRKEYDQHIEAKHCDAGVCLNLFLSPCENSCPLHMNIPGFLSLLKADNLKEAFESIYRDNPFPSSSGRICHFHCKMRCRREDIDEPVSQGEVHRYVADSIYRSGKEKSVLKKLVEETLAPTHKKIAIIGAGPSGLTAAFYLARLGHKVTLFEANAEAGGVLRYGIPEYRLPKKILAREIGFIKKFGVEFKLGRKIDTEGLRRINKAHDAVFIATGAYKNMSLVIPGENLSGVASGIAFLEAVSEKHKPNIGKNVLIIGAGNVAVDAGRTAHRFGAKVTIVYRRDKEDMPANKDELFEAEREGIHFVFYAAPKVILGDEKGNVRALKVSRMIPGDFDASGRRKPVPTDEYYEIPCDTVLLAIGERVDAQFLQDFGIVLNQNGTVQVNHFTLRTSIDKVYAGGDLVMGPATAVEAMADGKNAAQQIDKALMGEDRFGRLFKKFDYPMQVPMNPALAKKQTGMKLKVKERHLNFKEISSGLSQTQAHLETLRCLRCDVKSD
- a CDS encoding NAD(P)H-dependent oxidoreductase subunit E, translated to MLGLHEDESRQGEKIFLTTSDNKFTLKTVACFGQCALAPVVEIDGTIYSHMTENKLKDIVNRVARGKQDRSKGGSA
- a CDS encoding NAD(P)H-dependent oxidoreductase subunit E, with product MKSSPRNMVDNKIIDQVIEKCRGTPGELLGLLEEVQGLHKQKYLPTETLEYISRKTNIPLSMIYSVVTFYAFFNLKPQGDHSIIICRGQPVIPAGRKTCWNI
- the gltA gene encoding NADPH-dependent glutamate synthase; this translates as MAVEKKAVHMREQEPADRIRNFDEVPFGYNEEEALKEASRCMQCHKSPCVEGCPVNINIPVFIKALKEKDFQKAIDIIHENDSLPCITGRVCPQEEQCQKLCVMSKMGDPISIGRLERFLADWDLNNRGENKKAQTSGSAGKKKVAVVGSGPAGLTCAAELAKKGYSVTVFEGYHKLGGVLVYGIPEFRLPKAIVESEINLLKELGVVFATNMLIGRALTIEELFKEGYAAVFVGSGAGLPNFMGIPGENLNGVYSANEFLTRVNLMKAYKFPEYHTPVKKGVNVAVVGGGNVAMDSARTALRLGAKHVYLIYRRSAKEMPAREEEVVHAREEGIDFRLLTNPLRYIADEKGFVKQVECIKMELGEPDASGRRSPIAVKGSEFIIDIDEAIVAIGNTPNPIIARTTPGLNVGRHGEIKADEQGLTSISGVFAGGDAVTGAATVITAMGAGRKGAQAIDAYINSRK
- a CDS encoding sulfide/dihydroorotate dehydrogenase-like FAD/NAD-binding protein; the encoded protein is MFKILDKYTLGPKMHYVLMEAPFIARKARAGQFVIIRVTEKGERVPLTIADFDRDKGTVTLVFQEAGQTTTLLAGMQKGDFLLDLLGPQGNPTEIENFGHAVVVGGGIGVAPVYPLARALKEKGNKVTSIIGYRSKEHVFWEDKMKAVSNDLLIATNDGSYGRKGFVTDLLKEVMAAGKVDIVFAIGPPVMMRAVVELTRGKLKTIVSLNSLMVCGMGMCGACRVNVADKTRFTCMDGPDFDGHQVDFDLLMKRLETYKTEECSCQCKKQGE